One Streptomyces sp. L2 genomic window carries:
- a CDS encoding cyclopropane-fatty-acyl-phospholipid synthase family protein, whose product MADAASRLRSLAEQLLGVPLPVRVRAWDGSQDGPPDAPALVLRNRRALRRILFKPGELGLARAWVAGDLEIEGDLYAALDAMAGLVWERDEDARGLVRSLRDPDVRAAVRDLLKLAGPPIPPAPPAEEVRRVRHLHTRRTDKRAISHHYDVGNDFYELVLGPSMVYSCAYWEPGGTLESAQRDKLELVCRKLGLTAGQRLLDVGCGWGSMAIHAAREHGVSVVGVTLSQEQAAYGRKRVADEGLTDRVEIRVQDYRDVVDGPYDAISSIGMAEHVGAERYLEYAGDLYALLKPGGRLLNHQIGRRPQGDETAYEVDRFIDAYVFPDGELAPVGTTVTQLERAGFEVRDVEALREHYARTLRQWVTNLEAGWDRAVRLTSPGRARVWRLYMAASALAFEHNRIGVNQVLAVRTPEAGPSGLTLRPRTWHG is encoded by the coding sequence ATGGCCGACGCCGCGTCGCGGCTGAGGAGTCTTGCCGAACAGTTGCTGGGAGTGCCGCTCCCGGTGCGGGTGCGGGCCTGGGACGGCTCGCAGGACGGGCCGCCGGACGCGCCGGCGCTCGTCCTGCGCAACCGCCGCGCCCTGCGCCGCATCCTGTTCAAGCCCGGGGAGCTGGGCCTGGCCCGCGCCTGGGTCGCCGGAGACCTGGAGATCGAGGGCGATCTGTACGCGGCCCTCGACGCGATGGCCGGGCTCGTCTGGGAGCGGGACGAGGACGCCCGCGGCCTCGTCCGGTCGCTGCGCGACCCCGACGTCCGGGCCGCGGTCCGCGACCTGCTGAAGCTCGCCGGGCCGCCGATCCCGCCGGCGCCGCCCGCCGAAGAGGTCCGCAGAGTCCGCCACCTGCACACGCGGCGCACCGACAAGCGGGCCATCAGCCACCACTACGACGTCGGCAACGACTTCTACGAGCTGGTCCTCGGCCCCTCCATGGTGTACTCGTGCGCCTACTGGGAACCGGGCGGCACCCTGGAGTCGGCCCAGCGCGACAAGCTCGAACTGGTCTGCCGCAAGCTCGGCCTGACCGCCGGTCAGCGCCTGCTCGACGTGGGCTGCGGCTGGGGCTCGATGGCGATCCACGCGGCCCGTGAGCACGGGGTGAGCGTCGTCGGCGTCACCCTGTCCCAGGAACAGGCCGCGTACGGCCGTAAGCGCGTCGCCGACGAGGGGCTGACGGACCGCGTGGAGATCCGCGTCCAGGACTACCGGGACGTCGTGGACGGACCTTACGACGCCATCTCCTCCATCGGCATGGCCGAACACGTCGGCGCCGAACGCTACCTGGAGTACGCCGGCGACCTGTACGCCCTGCTGAAGCCCGGCGGCCGGCTCCTCAACCACCAGATCGGCCGCCGCCCCCAGGGCGACGAGACGGCGTACGAGGTGGACCGGTTCATCGACGCCTACGTCTTCCCCGACGGCGAACTCGCCCCCGTCGGCACCACCGTCACCCAGCTGGAGCGGGCCGGGTTCGAGGTCCGGGACGTGGAGGCGCTGCGCGAGCACTACGCCCGCACCCTGCGCCAGTGGGTGACCAACCTGGAGGCCGGCTGGGACCGCGCGGTCCGCCTCACCAGCCCCGGCCGGGCCCGGGTCTGGCGCCTCTACATGGCCGCCAGCGCCCTCGCCTTCGAGCACAACCGCATCGGCGTCAACCAGGTCCTGGCCGTCCGCACCCCGGAGGCCGGCCCCTCGGGCCTCACCCTGCGCCCGCGCACCTGGCACGGCTGA
- a CDS encoding ABC transporter permease, with protein sequence MFRTALRNVLAHKARLLMTVLAVMLGVAFVSGTLVFTNTISDAYQKSSAKGFDRVDVAVQPRYQDSKGDKVGKEAELTQALLKKSERVPGAASATGVVTGFTAIADKHGKLIGGGWQSEGGNYWGANDPRYPLTEGHAPHGRNQVLIDSRTAERAGYKVGDTVRISVDGPVLTPVISGIFTTDDGNVAAGGSLALFDTPTAQSLFGKKGTYDEIDVTAKAGTGQSALKSQLDQALPHRLVETTTGQKLADDQATAIAQGMSSMKQGLLVFAGIALFVGTFIIANTFTMLVAQRTRELALLRAVGASRRQVTRSVLVEAFVVGAVAGVAGLAAGIGIGAGLRSLLGSFGATVPDGPLVITSGTVATALAVGIVITVLAAWLPGRRAAKIPPVAAMSSVHAKATTKSLVLRNTIGALFSAAGVAVILAATTMNGSDGEAPMGLGAVLLIIGVFVLTPLLSRPLIAAAAPVLRVFGVSGKLARQNSVRNPRRTAATASALMIGLTLITGMTVMAGSLQKSIDKMASSAIRADYVVSMANGNPLSPDVARKVAATDGVTASSPLRNAPSRIGGETEYLTGVTGAAIGELTDLKVDQGTFTVSGTKAVVDEDTAKSHHWKAGSHFTAHFQDGEKATLTVAGIYEGNELIRGIMLDDRTLSPHLSDPADMQVMVKTADGASAAAKDKLVTALGANPAIKVQDKQDLSDDIAKMFTLMLNMVYGLLGMAVIVAVLGVINTLAMSVFERSQEIGMLRAIGLDRTSVKRMVRLESLVISLFGGVLGIGLGVFFGWAAGELLGTKMPTYELVLPWTRMALFLLLAGLVGILAALWPARRAARLNMLTAIKAE encoded by the coding sequence ATGTTCCGCACAGCCCTGCGCAACGTCCTCGCGCACAAGGCCCGGCTCCTGATGACCGTGCTCGCCGTCATGCTCGGCGTGGCCTTCGTCTCCGGGACGCTCGTCTTCACCAACACCATCTCCGACGCCTACCAGAAGAGCTCCGCCAAGGGCTTCGACCGCGTCGACGTCGCCGTACAGCCCCGGTACCAGGACTCCAAGGGCGACAAGGTCGGCAAGGAGGCCGAGCTGACCCAGGCGCTCCTGAAGAAGAGCGAGCGGGTCCCCGGCGCCGCCTCCGCCACCGGCGTCGTCACCGGCTTCACCGCCATCGCCGACAAGCACGGCAAGCTGATCGGCGGCGGCTGGCAGTCCGAGGGCGGCAACTACTGGGGTGCGAACGACCCCCGCTACCCCCTGACCGAGGGCCACGCCCCGCACGGCCGGAACCAGGTCCTGATCGACTCCAGGACCGCCGAACGGGCCGGGTACAAGGTCGGCGACACCGTGCGCATCTCCGTCGACGGCCCCGTCCTCACGCCGGTCATCAGCGGCATCTTCACCACCGACGACGGCAACGTGGCCGCGGGCGGCAGCCTCGCCCTGTTCGACACGCCGACGGCGCAGTCCCTGTTCGGCAAGAAGGGCACGTACGACGAGATCGACGTGACCGCGAAGGCGGGCACCGGCCAGTCCGCCCTCAAGTCCCAGCTGGACCAGGCGCTGCCGCACCGGCTCGTGGAGACCACCACCGGGCAGAAGCTCGCCGACGACCAGGCGACCGCCATCGCCCAGGGCATGAGCAGCATGAAGCAGGGACTGCTGGTGTTCGCCGGCATCGCCCTGTTCGTCGGCACGTTCATCATCGCCAACACCTTCACCATGCTGGTCGCCCAGCGCACCCGCGAACTGGCCCTGCTGCGCGCCGTCGGCGCCTCCCGCCGGCAGGTCACCCGCTCCGTCCTCGTCGAGGCGTTCGTGGTCGGCGCGGTCGCCGGCGTGGCCGGCCTGGCCGCTGGCATCGGCATCGGCGCGGGCCTGCGGAGCCTGCTGGGCTCGTTCGGCGCGACCGTCCCCGACGGACCCCTGGTGATCACGTCCGGCACGGTCGCCACCGCCCTCGCCGTCGGCATCGTCATCACCGTGCTGGCCGCCTGGCTGCCCGGCCGCCGCGCCGCGAAGATCCCGCCGGTGGCCGCGATGAGCAGCGTGCACGCCAAGGCCACCACCAAGTCGCTGGTGCTGCGCAACACGATCGGCGCCCTGTTCTCGGCGGCCGGCGTCGCCGTCATCCTCGCCGCCACCACGATGAACGGCTCGGACGGTGAGGCCCCGATGGGCCTGGGCGCCGTCCTGCTGATCATCGGCGTGTTCGTCCTGACCCCGCTGCTGTCCCGCCCGCTGATCGCGGCCGCCGCCCCCGTGCTCCGCGTCTTCGGCGTCTCCGGAAAGCTGGCCCGGCAGAACTCGGTCCGCAACCCGCGCCGCACGGCGGCCACCGCGTCGGCGCTGATGATCGGCCTGACCCTGATCACCGGGATGACGGTGATGGCGGGCAGCCTGCAGAAGTCCATCGACAAGATGGCCAGTTCGGCGATCCGCGCGGACTACGTCGTCTCCATGGCCAACGGCAACCCGCTCTCCCCGGACGTGGCCAGGAAGGTCGCCGCCACCGACGGCGTCACCGCCAGCAGCCCGCTGCGCAACGCGCCCTCCCGCATCGGCGGCGAGACCGAGTACCTGACCGGCGTGACCGGCGCCGCGATCGGCGAGCTCACCGACCTCAAGGTCGACCAGGGCACCTTCACCGTGTCCGGTACCAAGGCCGTCGTCGACGAGGACACCGCCAAGTCCCACCACTGGAAGGCCGGTTCCCACTTCACCGCGCACTTCCAGGACGGCGAGAAGGCCACGCTGACCGTCGCCGGGATCTACGAGGGCAATGAACTGATCCGCGGCATCATGCTCGACGACAGGACGCTCTCCCCGCACCTGAGCGACCCGGCCGACATGCAGGTCATGGTCAAGACGGCGGACGGCGCCTCGGCGGCCGCCAAGGACAAGCTGGTCACGGCCCTCGGCGCCAACCCGGCCATCAAGGTCCAGGACAAGCAGGACCTGTCCGACGACATCGCGAAGATGTTCACCCTGATGCTGAACATGGTCTACGGCCTCCTCGGCATGGCCGTGATCGTCGCGGTCCTCGGCGTCATCAACACCCTGGCCATGTCCGTCTTCGAGCGCTCCCAGGAGATCGGCATGCTCCGCGCGATCGGCCTGGACCGCACGTCCGTGAAGCGGATGGTCCGCCTGGAGTCCCTGGTGATCTCCCTGTTCGGCGGTGTCCTCGGCATCGGTCTCGGCGTGTTCTTCGGCTGGGCGGCCGGCGAACTCCTCGGCACGAAGATGCCCACCTACGAACTCGTCCTCCCCTGGACCCGCATGGCCCTCTTCCTCCTCCTCGCGGGCCTGGTCGGCATCCTGGCCGCCCTCTGGCCGGCCCGCCGCGCCGCCCGCCTGAACATGCTGACGGCGATCAAGGCCGAGTAG